Within the Chloroflexota bacterium genome, the region AAGGGGTCAAAGATCTCCCCAGGCCGCTCGAAAGCTGTAATTCAGGCCTGGAAACTCGCCTGATGCAGCGAGGCACACCATGAAGACCCAACAGGCCCATGGACAAGACTTTTAAAACGGTTTCTTAGCAGATTCTCTCACCTTTTTGCAAAGTCTCGTTGTAGTACTATTCTGACATAATGACATAATGACATGAAATTACTCACCTTCCAGGCTAAACGTTTCTGGTGGCGCAGCTTCTCCAAGACCCTGGATGAGGTGGATGAGATCCAGGTTGAGGAGGAGGTTCGCGATGCGGTTGTTGTCTTCTATCAGGTGGAAGCAACGGACACGGGGAACCGCAGCGCCGTATTTCGCAAGACCCTCAAGCATATCAAGTGGCTTGCCAACAAACGTGGTTTCAAAAACGTGGTCTTGCATTCCTT harbors:
- a CDS encoding threonyl-tRNA synthetase editing domain-containing protein, which gives rise to MKLLTFQAKRFWWRSFSKTLDEVDEIQVEEEVRDAVVVFYQVEATDTGNRSAVFRKTLKHIKWLANKRGFKNVVLHSFTHLGGENAPPEFAQAFTEDLAERLRNTGYQVWITPFGYFNEWDLSVYGESLAKVWKQI